CGCGACAACAAAGCGGTAGCCATCTCCACCACAGGCTATCTGTTCGGTCTTGGTCTGATCCTCTGGGGCGTGGTCTCGACCAACGGCGAGCATCCGGTAACCGGATTCTGGAGTCTGATCGGCGATCTCATCGCTACCTTTTTCTGGGGTCTGCTGGGCATCGCTCTGCTGGAGGTATCGCAATATCTCAACGACCACTACCTGTTGCCCCACTTCGACAACCATAAGGAACTGATCGAAGACCGCAATCTCGGCACCGGGGCGGTTGAGGGCGGCACCTTTATCGCCTCCGGCATCATTATCAAAACCGTGCTGAGCGGGCCCGGCTCGGGCTTCATCAGCGACATTATCGGCACCTTCTTTTACTTCGCCGTCGGCCAGGCCGCGTTTCTTATTTTCGGTCGCCTCTACCGGCGGGTCAGCCGTTTCGACCTGCACCACGAGATTGAACGGGATAATGCCGCCGCCGGAATCGCTTTCGGCCTCAGTATGATTGCCGTCGGCATTCTCCTGGCCGATTACATCGCCGCTTACGACTCGATTCCGGGGCTGCTCTGCTGGCTGCCGATAAGTTTTTTCTTCCTCGTCAGCGGCCGCTATATCGCCGACCGGCTGCTTCTGCCCGGGGTCAGCCTTGACGATGAAATCAGTCAGGACCAGAACTGGGGCGTGGCCATGATTGAAGGCGGCATCGCCATTATCATCGCCCTGGTGGTCGGGAGCCTGTTCTTCTCATGAAAAATGCACCGAAGTTACCCTATACCCTGGATGAAGCCCGGAAACAACATTTCGCCCGCCTTTACCTGCTCGACTACATGATCAGGGACGAGACCCCGATTTCCATTCTGTTGAATGAACACAACGAGGTGCTGGAACCGCTTTTCGATCAGTTGATGGCGCGTGAACTAATTGAAATCGACGAGCGGCAGAACTATTGCGTCACCCCTCAGGGACGGGCTCTGCATCAGAATTTTCTCCGCCATTACCGGGAAAACCTGGCGATCAACGATATTTTCTGCGCGGTCGACCTCGAAAACGGAGAGTTTGCCTTCAGCTTCTATAATGACTATCCGGAAGTCGCCGCCTGGGAAAATTTTCTTGCCCAGCCCCGCTGGGATGACCTGCGGATCGCCGTCACCGAATATCTGGAACAGGATCCGGTGGAACTGGTTTTCATGAGTTTCATCAACGAAGAAAGATTCGGCCGGGACCTGAACGGTAAATGGCAGTTTGAGCTCCTGCTGGGCTCGATCTGGGATGAAATCCTGGAAATCTGCAATCAGGCCATTCACTGGCCGGAGCTGGCCTACGAGGATGAACAGGGCAAAGTTGAAGCCGCGGCGGTAATTGAAGATATTATCGCGCAGGGCCGCGCCGTGCGCGAGAGGCTGTGAAGATCGACTCCGTCTTCACACCGTGACCCACACCTAATCCATGCCGTTTTTTCAACATTTTCTGCGCTGGCTGAAACAACACCGCCTGGCGCGACTGCGCCTGTTCCGGATCTTCTTACTCGCCGTCGGCCTGAATATCATGTTTGGCCTGCTTTTTTATCTGGCCGAGCATCGAATCCAGACCGGGCTTGGCCTGCTTGACGCCATCTGGTGGGCCATGGTCACCATGACCACGGTCGGCTACGGCGATTTCTATCCGCAAACCAATTGCGGTCGTTTCCTGATTGCCTATCCCTGCATGCTGGTCGGTATCGCGATAGTCGGCTACCTGCTGGGCATGGCGGCGGAACAGTTTTTTGAATACACTTCAAAGAAAAAGAGAGGATTTGTGCAAATCACCCGGGAAAATCACATCATCATCTGCAATTTCCCCAGCGCGGACAAGATCAGGCGCCTGACCAGCGAGCTCAGACTGCACCCGCTTTATGAAAAAACCTTCTTTGTTATCGTCAGCGACACAATCGACCGGCTGCCGGACAGCCTACCCGAAAATAATTTCGCCTTTGTTTACGGCAGTCCCACCTGTGAAACGACTCTACAGAAAGCCAATCTCAAGAACGCCGCGGGCGTTTTCATCCTGACCGGCGACCCCGCCGGCAGTGATGCCGACGCCATCACCTTTGCCATCGCGTCAATTATCGACCTGCTCCGCCGAGAACATCAATACCCATGCAAGGTCGTAGCCGAACTCAGCCACCGGGAAAAGCTTCCACTGCTGCGCAAGGCCCGGGTCGACGGCATCGTCACTCCGGAGGGTCTGACCGATTGCCTGCTGGCCCAGGAATTTCTCTATCCCGGCATTCATGAAATCATCACCCAGATCGTCAGCAACGAGATCGGCAGCCAGTTCTACATTCTCGCGACCCGGCTGGCCGGTCACCGGGTCGCCGACATTCAGGTAGCGGTACTGAAACATCCGGCCAACCTGCAGGTGATCGGCATCATCAAAAAAGGCCGGACCTTCCTTAATCCAGCCAAGGACAGCCGCATTGAACCTGGCGATAAACTGATCATCCTGGCCGAAAGCCGCCGCGATTTCAGCGCCATTGAAGACGACATTCTCAAAAACCGGGAAGCAGTTCAGCGTAGTTGATTCAGCCTGTATTGAGACATGAAAATCCGGAAAACCTGGGGACATGACCTGATTTCTACAGGAAATCGGGATCGTCTCCCCAGGCTTTCCGGATGGGCTGCATAGTTACAAACCGAAAATCTTAGAATTTTCAAATATACTCCCACCGCTCTTGACCGCGCTCAAAAATCCTCCTATATTTGAACCTGAAATTTCACCATCGCCATTTAACCCTGAATGATCGCAACCGGGAAAAAGGAATAAGGACCTCTCATGAAAAAGGTAATCATAACCAGCTCCCAGAAAGAAAATCTCGAAGGTTTTCTTAGACTTAACGGCTTCAGTGTTGAAGTTCTAAACGAGACCGTCTACCGAGTGGAACGCGGCGGCGAGCTGCCGGTCTTTATCAACCTTGAGGGCGGCCATCTCTACTTCGAGATTGATCTGGGCAATATCAGCAGCCTGGCCTCGGAAAAGCTTTACCACGACCTGCTCGATCTCAACACCGAAATCCTGCCGGTCGCCTTCGGCCTGAACCGGGCCAATCCCGATGATCCGCGCCTGGTTCTGGTGGAGAGCCGCGAAGCGGAAAATCTTGACGCCAATGAACTGCTCTCGGTTTTCACCACCCTGGAACTGGCCGTTGACCGGGCGGAAACCCTGCTGGCCGACTATCTCAATCCGCAGGTTCCCCAATAACCGCAAGTTTCAGAAAGCTTCATTGCCATACCCATTCGGCTTCCGGTTTAGCCGCCGGGATGGTAACCACTGATCTTTAGCGGACCGGCAAAAGAGCAGCGGCGGAAAGCAGGCATTTCCACCAGCAGTCAGGAATCGGGACAAATCAGACTTACAGCGCTTTCATTAACTCAGACAAGATCAGGATGCCGCATCATCCTGATACAGGAGAAGACAAGTCATGAGCATTTTTAACCGCATTTTCAAAATCGGACAGGCCGGATTCAATCAGGCCATAGACAAACTGGAAACCCCCGAGCTGATGCTTGATCAGGCTATCCGCGACAAGGAAAAACAGATCAAGGAAGCCAAACAGGCGGTACTGGCCTGTATCGCCACCGAAAAACAAGCCCAAGCCCTGCTTGACCGGGAAAAGCTGGAACAGGGCCATTGGGAAGCCAAGGCCGAAGCGGCTTTAAAAGCCGGGCGCGAAGATCTGGCCGTCAAGGCTTTGGCCCGCGCCGCCGAGCATGAGAAGAAAGCCGCAGCGATGGAACCCCACTGCCGGGAGCAGAGAACCCAGATCGAAAACTTGAAGCAGGATATCCACCGCATCGAGGATGAACTGGCCGAGTTCAAACGCAACCGGGATTTCATTATCGCTCAGAGTAAGGCGGCGGAAGTCAAAAAACAAATTTACCGGGCCAAGGCCAGAATCTCGGAAAAACATAATGCCGATGATCTCATGGCCCGGATGCGGGCCAAGGCGGAGCGCCGTGCTCACGAAGCCGAAGCCGCCCAGGAAATGGCCACCGACAGCGGCGACAACCTGGAAAAGGAATTTGCCGACCTGGGAAGCGCCGGCGCCGACCAGGCCGTCACCGGCAAGCTCGCCGCCCTCAAGGCCCGAATCGGCGCTTAAAATTCCAGGCCTGCAAGCAGAACCCGAAACCGGTGTTCTGGGCAGAAAACCTCGGGTTTTGCTTGCAGGCCTTATGATGAGGTTTTGCCATCTGCGCCCAAACCTCCTCCGACGGCGCCGGCGAACCTGAACTTATTTTATGGATTCAGAAATATGACCAACCCGCAAAGCTCACAGCAGGATGACCAGACCAGGTCGTTGTTCACCGCTACCCGAACCCGGATGGGCACGGAAATCATCGGTCAGGAGAAACTAATTGAACGTCTGCTGATTGCCCTGCTTGCCGACGGCCACCTGCTGGTCGAAGGGGCCCCGGGACTGGCCAAGACCCGAGCCGTCAAGGCCCTGGCCGACTGTATCGAGGGTGATTTTCAGCGCCTTCAGTTCACACCCGACCTGCTGCCCGCCGATCTGACCGGTACCGATATCTACCAGGCCGGCGACAACTCTTTCCGTTTTCAACCGGGCCCCCTCTTTCACAACCTGGTTCTGGCCGATGAAATCAACCGGGCTCCGGCGAAAGTCCAGTCGGCCCTGCTGGAAGCGATGTCGGAGCGTCAGATCAGTATCGGGAGCAAGACGCATCTTTTGCCTCGGCTGTTCATGGTCATGGCGACTCAGAATCCGATTGAACAGGAGGGTACCTACCCTCTGCCTGAAGCCCAGCTTGATCGTTTTCTGATGCAGGTACTGGTTGACTACCCTGACTACCGGAGCGAAAAGGTCATTCTCGAACTGGCCCGCCGCGAAGCCCTGGAGGAGCTTGAGGAAAAAACCCCGGCCGCGCCGATTCTTCCGCTGGACACCATTGTCCGGGCTCGCTGCGAAGTCCTGCAGGTCCATCTTGCAGACCCCTTGCGGGAATATCTGGTTCAGCTCGTCCTGGCGACCCGCGATCCGCGCGTCTGCGGAGAAAAAATCGGCCGCTGGCTCGAGTACGGCGCCAGCCCCCGGGCGACCATCGCCCTGGACCGCTGCGCCCGGGCCCAGGCCTGGCTCAGAGGGCAAGACTATGTGACCCCGGAAAACATTCAGGACGTCTGTCATGACATTCTGCGTCACCGTCTGCTCCTGACCTTTGAAGCCGAAGCCGAAGGCGTCAACAGTGATCAGGTTATCGATGAACTGCTGCGCCTGATTCCCGTGCCTTGAAGGATTTGAACAAGCCGGTAAAAAAATGCACCTGAGCCGAATCTTTCAGAAAAACTCACCGCCACCGATCAGCAACGGCATTACCTGCAGTCTGGAAGAGCTGTTGGAGCTACGCCACACGACCCGCCCTTTCTGGGTCAGCGGCGGGCGCCAGGCTCATTCACTGTTTGCCGGCAACACGCGTTCACGTTTTCGCGGCCGGGGCATGGACTATGAAGAATCGCGCATCTATACCCCGGGCGACGACATCCGCAACCTCGACTGGCGGGTCACCGCTCGCAGCGGCAAGGTCCACTGTAAACTGTTCACCGAGGAACGGGACCGCCCGGTAATCAACTTGGTCGATTTCAGCCCGTCCCTGTATTTCGGCACAAAAAACGCATTCAAATCGGTGGTCGCCGCTCGCCTGGCGGCCACCGTCGCCTGGAGCGCGGTTTTAAATCATGACCGGATCGGAGGCCTCATTCAGACCCCGGAAACCAGCTTTGATCTACGCCCCCGGCCCGGCCGCAAGGGCGTACTGGCCCTGATTCACGCCCTCGTCAAGGCCAGCCGCCCTCCCGACCAGGCCGGCACCTTCGTACTGGAGACCATTCTTCATCAGGCCCAGCAAAGTATCCGGCCCGGCAGCCGCGTTTTCCTGATCAGTGATTTCTATGGTTTGAATGCGAGTTGTGAACGCAGTCTCAGCCAGCTGCGCCGCCATAACGACCTGGTGCTCTGCCAGGTCATCGACCCTCTGGAAATGAGCCCGCCGGCGGCCGGTTTCTATTCCATCAGCGACGGCAATCGACAGGCTGTTCTCGATACCGGTTCGGCGGCAGTACGCCATGACTACCAGATGACTTTTGCGCGGCGCCGGGAAAAGCTCATGCGCCTGGCCGCCAATCTCAGAAGCCCCGTTCTGCAGATCGTCTCCGATGATGACCTGACCGCAAGCCTGAGACGGGGACTGCAACCCGGATCAGGAAACAAAAAATCATGAATCCAGACCCTTCTCAAGCCCTTGCCGAGCTGCGGGATATTCTTTTGCCGCCCCGACCGGGCTGGTGGCCGCCGGCACCGGGCTGGTGGCTACTCAGCCTGTTGATTTTAGGCCTGAGCCTTCTGTTGTTGACCTGGATGCGCAGGCGGCGCGAGAACCGACCGGTCCGTCTAGCCCTGCAGGAGCTGGCCGCTCTGAAGCTTAAGCCTGACAACCCCGACGAGCACCGACGGCTCTACCAGGATTTTTCCGCCCTGCTTCGACGCTTCTGCCTGGTTTTTTTTGCCGACCGCAACCCGGCCGGACTCTGCGGCCAGGCCTGGCTCAATTTTCTTCAGGAACATGCCCCCCTTGTAAAAAGGCCGCTGTTGCTTCAGGAACTGGCGGTTTTACTTGAAGCTCCCTATGCCCGCCATGACTTTAATGGCGATCCGGAACTTACCGCCCGCGCCCTGAAAATCTGGTTCGAGGGACAACGTCGGGGACTTTTCAGGCAGCCCCGCCGAAAACCGCTTACGGAAGGCCGCCAAACATGATTGAGTTTGCCTG
This genomic interval from Pseudomonadota bacterium contains the following:
- a CDS encoding DUF350 domain-containing protein, which gives rise to RDNKAVAISTTGYLFGLGLILWGVVSTNGEHPVTGFWSLIGDLIATFFWGLLGIALLEVSQYLNDHYLLPHFDNHKELIEDRNLGTGAVEGGTFIASGIIIKTVLSGPGSGFISDIIGTFFYFAVGQAAFLIFGRLYRRVSRFDLHHEIERDNAAAGIAFGLSMIAVGILLADYIAAYDSIPGLLCWLPISFFFLVSGRYIADRLLLPGVSLDDEISQDQNWGVAMIEGGIAIIIALVVGSLFFS
- a CDS encoding potassium channel protein, with product MPFFQHFLRWLKQHRLARLRLFRIFLLAVGLNIMFGLLFYLAEHRIQTGLGLLDAIWWAMVTMTTVGYGDFYPQTNCGRFLIAYPCMLVGIAIVGYLLGMAAEQFFEYTSKKKRGFVQITRENHIIICNFPSADKIRRLTSELRLHPLYEKTFFVIVSDTIDRLPDSLPENNFAFVYGSPTCETTLQKANLKNAAGVFILTGDPAGSDADAITFAIASIIDLLRREHQYPCKVVAELSHREKLPLLRKARVDGIVTPEGLTDCLLAQEFLYPGIHEIITQIVSNEIGSQFYILATRLAGHRVADIQVAVLKHPANLQVIGIIKKGRTFLNPAKDSRIEPGDKLIILAESRRDFSAIEDDILKNREAVQRS
- a CDS encoding PspA/IM30 family protein, whose translation is MSIFNRIFKIGQAGFNQAIDKLETPELMLDQAIRDKEKQIKEAKQAVLACIATEKQAQALLDREKLEQGHWEAKAEAALKAGREDLAVKALARAAEHEKKAAAMEPHCREQRTQIENLKQDIHRIEDELAEFKRNRDFIIAQSKAAEVKKQIYRAKARISEKHNADDLMARMRAKAERRAHEAEAAQEMATDSGDNLEKEFADLGSAGADQAVTGKLAALKARIGA
- a CDS encoding MoxR family ATPase, with translation MTNPQSSQQDDQTRSLFTATRTRMGTEIIGQEKLIERLLIALLADGHLLVEGAPGLAKTRAVKALADCIEGDFQRLQFTPDLLPADLTGTDIYQAGDNSFRFQPGPLFHNLVLADEINRAPAKVQSALLEAMSERQISIGSKTHLLPRLFMVMATQNPIEQEGTYPLPEAQLDRFLMQVLVDYPDYRSEKVILELARREALEELEEKTPAAPILPLDTIVRARCEVLQVHLADPLREYLVQLVLATRDPRVCGEKIGRWLEYGASPRATIALDRCARAQAWLRGQDYVTPENIQDVCHDILRHRLLLTFEAEAEGVNSDQVIDELLRLIPVP
- a CDS encoding DUF58 domain-containing protein, whose protein sequence is MHLSRIFQKNSPPPISNGITCSLEELLELRHTTRPFWVSGGRQAHSLFAGNTRSRFRGRGMDYEESRIYTPGDDIRNLDWRVTARSGKVHCKLFTEERDRPVINLVDFSPSLYFGTKNAFKSVVAARLAATVAWSAVLNHDRIGGLIQTPETSFDLRPRPGRKGVLALIHALVKASRPPDQAGTFVLETILHQAQQSIRPGSRVFLISDFYGLNASCERSLSQLRRHNDLVLCQVIDPLEMSPPAAGFYSISDGNRQAVLDTGSAAVRHDYQMTFARRREKLMRLAANLRSPVLQIVSDDDLTASLRRGLQPGSGNKKS
- a CDS encoding DUF4381 domain-containing protein, with the protein product MNPDPSQALAELRDILLPPRPGWWPPAPGWWLLSLLILGLSLLLLTWMRRRRENRPVRLALQELAALKLKPDNPDEHRRLYQDFSALLRRFCLVFFADRNPAGLCGQAWLNFLQEHAPLVKRPLLLQELAVLLEAPYARHDFNGDPELTARALKIWFEGQRRGLFRQPRRKPLTEGRQT